Proteins from a genomic interval of Geodermatophilus obscurus DSM 43160:
- a CDS encoding flagellar brake protein, with the protein MSIAGVDWPEPGGAAEVIPLARGVALPSSVEVSDGTALLVRLVLADYAEKLKVQPGHRVEVLWGGPTGGRSLPAEVTEIRSDPELRWILQITGPAEASQRRQSVRARVELPVVARCGTVIITGQTVDLSEAGARVWFDGWGLQPPPGTPIDATLELGDGSFTAAGEVVRVEPRGPRWLISMKFPELTEQEQDRLRRRVFEALRLERLRQAD; encoded by the coding sequence ATGAGCATTGCCGGCGTGGACTGGCCCGAGCCGGGCGGTGCAGCGGAGGTCATCCCGCTGGCCCGCGGTGTCGCGCTGCCCAGTTCCGTGGAGGTCTCCGACGGGACCGCTCTCCTCGTCCGGCTCGTGCTGGCCGACTACGCCGAGAAGCTCAAGGTCCAGCCGGGGCACCGCGTCGAGGTCCTGTGGGGTGGCCCGACGGGCGGGCGGTCGCTCCCCGCGGAGGTCACCGAGATCCGGTCCGACCCGGAGCTGCGCTGGATCCTGCAGATCACGGGCCCGGCCGAGGCCAGTCAGCGGCGTCAGTCGGTGCGTGCCCGCGTCGAGCTCCCGGTCGTGGCCCGGTGCGGAACCGTGATCATCACCGGTCAGACCGTGGATCTCAGCGAGGCGGGCGCCCGTGTCTGGTTCGACGGCTGGGGTCTGCAGCCGCCACCGGGCACCCCCATCGACGCGACGCTGGAGCTGGGGGACGGCAGCTTCACCGCGGCCGGTGAGGTGGTGCGCGTGGAACCTCGGGGACCGCGCTGGCTGATCTCCATGAAGTTCCCGGAGCTGACCGAGCAGGAGCAGGACCGGCTGCGGCGGCGGGTCTTCGAGGCACTGCGACTCGAGCGCCTCCGCCAGGCCGACTAG
- a CDS encoding GTPase domain-containing protein, with translation MTAPARLPEALTALRDAVAAAPLGLATPGSEAARRAARGVVEQVDDYLLPRLRDLDAPLLTVVGGSTGAGKSTLVNSLVGAPVTTAGVLRPTTRAPVLVCARTDVTAFEGDRVLPGLARVTGGAGGPGTLQLVPRDDVPPGLALLDAPDVDSVVESNRELAAQLLAAADLWVFVTTAARYADAVPWDVLRTAQERGTALAVVLDRVPPGAADEIAPDLAGMLDRAGLTGVRLFVVEERPLVDGFLPADQVAPLRGWLHALAADQEQRAAVVRQTLTGALASLEDRVAGIAAAVEEQALAATALREAAAAAYTAAYEGIDEGVRSGSLLRGEVLARWQEFVGTGEWMRSLQSSIGRMRDRVTAALTGRPSPAAELQGALETSVETLLRAEADRAAERTVTTWRALPGGSPLLATADEDLDRVSPDFPEAAAAQVRDWQGYVLDLVRDQGADKRTRARVLSWGVNGAGAVVMVAVFAHTGGLTGGEVAVAGGTTALGQRLLEAVFGDAAVRSLAARAREDLQARADGLLRYEQGRFDALVDEAGPTPDAAVELRAAAAALTAARDRA, from the coding sequence GTGACCGCGCCCGCTCGCCTGCCCGAGGCCCTGACCGCCCTGCGGGACGCCGTCGCGGCCGCCCCGCTCGGCCTGGCCACGCCGGGCAGCGAGGCGGCCCGCCGCGCGGCCCGCGGGGTGGTCGAACAGGTCGACGACTACCTGCTGCCCCGGCTGCGCGACCTCGACGCCCCGCTGCTCACCGTCGTCGGCGGCTCCACCGGGGCCGGCAAGTCCACCCTGGTCAACAGCCTCGTCGGCGCGCCGGTCACCACCGCCGGCGTGCTGCGGCCGACCACCCGGGCGCCGGTGCTGGTCTGCGCCCGGACCGACGTGACGGCCTTCGAGGGCGACCGGGTGCTCCCGGGCCTGGCGCGGGTCACCGGCGGGGCCGGCGGCCCGGGCACGCTGCAGCTGGTGCCGCGGGACGACGTCCCGCCCGGCCTGGCGCTGCTCGACGCGCCGGACGTCGACTCAGTGGTGGAGTCCAACCGCGAGCTGGCCGCCCAGCTGCTGGCCGCCGCGGACCTGTGGGTCTTCGTCACCACCGCGGCCCGCTACGCCGACGCCGTCCCGTGGGACGTGCTGCGGACGGCGCAGGAGCGGGGCACCGCGCTGGCCGTCGTCCTGGACCGGGTGCCGCCCGGCGCGGCCGACGAGATCGCGCCCGACCTCGCCGGGATGCTCGACCGCGCGGGCCTGACGGGGGTGCGGCTGTTCGTCGTCGAGGAGCGGCCGCTGGTCGACGGGTTCCTGCCCGCGGACCAGGTCGCCCCGCTGCGCGGCTGGCTGCACGCGCTCGCCGCCGACCAGGAGCAGCGCGCCGCCGTCGTCCGGCAGACGCTGACCGGCGCCCTGGCCAGCCTGGAGGACCGGGTGGCCGGCATCGCCGCCGCCGTCGAGGAGCAGGCGCTGGCCGCGACCGCGCTGCGGGAGGCGGCGGCGGCGGCCTACACCGCCGCCTACGAGGGCATCGACGAGGGCGTGCGCAGCGGCAGCCTGCTGCGCGGCGAGGTGCTGGCCCGCTGGCAGGAGTTCGTCGGCACCGGCGAGTGGATGCGGTCGCTGCAGAGCTCGATCGGCCGGATGCGGGACCGGGTCACCGCCGCTCTCACCGGCCGCCCCTCGCCGGCGGCCGAGCTGCAGGGCGCGCTGGAGACCAGCGTCGAGACGCTGCTGCGCGCCGAGGCCGACCGCGCCGCCGAGCGCACCGTCACCACCTGGCGCGCGCTGCCCGGCGGGTCACCGCTGCTAGCGACCGCCGACGAGGACCTCGACCGCGTCTCCCCCGACTTCCCCGAGGCGGCGGCCGCGCAGGTCCGCGACTGGCAGGGCTACGTGCTCGACCTGGTCCGCGACCAGGGCGCCGACAAGCGGACCCGCGCCCGGGTCCTGTCCTGGGGCGTCAACGGCGCCGGCGCCGTCGTCATGGTGGCCGTCTTCGCGCACACCGGCGGGCTCACCGGCGGGGAGGTGGCGGTGGCCGGCGGGACGACGGCGCTCGGCCAGCGGCTGCTGGAGGCGGTGTTCGGCGACGCGGCCGTCCGCTCGCTGGCCGCCCGCGCCCGGGAGGACCTGCAGGCCCGCGCCGACGGCCTGCTGCGCTACGAGCAGGGCCGGTTCGACGCCCTCGTGGACGAGGCCGGGCCCACCCCGGACGCCGCCGTCGAGCTGCGCGCCGCCGCGGCCGCCCTGACCGCGGCCCGGGACCGGGCATGA
- a CDS encoding EAL domain-containing protein, with product MTSKLRPWRRDRGAAGTAVPPTLADRLLAVTDQGVYAVDMAGRCVLANEAAARLLGTVRPLLLGAHVHEEHHGRPAGEPAEDCPLCAPLHSGRPARGTATLTAVGHSSLTVDYVSSLVTHEDEPVAVFWFQDVAPRNQTESALHQLEMKYRAVTESASDAIVSADARGLIVSWNRGGEAMFGYAAEDVIGKPLTILMPERYRDAHERGMGRFLLTGEPRVIGSGAVEVHAQRADGTEFPVELSLSHWAEGEGRFFTGILRDITERKRAEAALARETGFIRLLQRVSVASNETSSGREALETGLRMIAEHTGWPVGHIYLVDDDGETLRSSNIWVRPDDDRLLPFLQATTATPFRAGTGLPGRVLASKQPSWICDVTTDDNFPRRAAARDSGLAAAFAFPVLVGSEVTAVLEFFTSEPLQPDDALCEVMGQIGTQLGRVVERELAQGRLTHHALHDPLTGLPNRVLLLDRLEVALAQRSRGGVAVAFVDLDHFKLINDSLGHAAGDTVITAAATRLRAVVRPGDTVARFGGDEFVVLAESVVDERDVEGLAERLAGALAEPFDLAGDEVFVTASIGIAVSSGTGGDAHGLLRDADAAMYRAKEAGRARHEVFDSVMRAGAIRRLEIVNDLHRALERNQFVLHFQPQIDLRTNSLIGVEALLRWVHPERGLIPPLEFIPVAEETGLINDLGRWVLRAACQQGRTWLDRFPDREPLVMSVNLSGRQLHQPRLAEEVAAALEDSGFPADQLVLEITESVLMNDTAATIHTLEALKELGVRLAIDDFGTGYSSLTYLQRFPIDILKIDKSFVDGLGSANIEESAVTRTIVALAKTLRLETVAEGVERSEHVRELQSLHCDIGQGYFFARPLDAGALTTLMAQPDTPVAALGSLADVDRLLGSR from the coding sequence ATGACCAGCAAGCTCCGTCCGTGGCGCCGTGACCGCGGAGCGGCCGGGACCGCCGTCCCCCCGACCCTCGCCGACCGCCTCCTGGCCGTGACGGACCAGGGCGTCTACGCCGTCGACATGGCCGGCCGGTGCGTCCTGGCCAACGAGGCGGCCGCGCGCCTGCTCGGGACCGTCCGTCCCCTCCTGCTGGGCGCCCACGTGCACGAGGAACACCACGGTCGGCCGGCCGGGGAGCCGGCCGAGGACTGCCCGCTCTGCGCACCCCTGCACTCCGGGCGCCCGGCTCGTGGCACCGCCACCCTCACCGCCGTCGGCCACAGCTCGCTCACGGTGGACTACGTCAGCTCGCTCGTGACCCACGAGGACGAGCCCGTCGCCGTCTTCTGGTTCCAGGACGTCGCACCGCGGAACCAGACCGAGTCGGCGCTGCACCAGCTGGAGATGAAGTACCGCGCGGTCACCGAGTCGGCCAGCGACGCGATCGTCTCCGCCGACGCCCGCGGGCTGATCGTCAGCTGGAACCGCGGCGGTGAGGCGATGTTCGGCTACGCGGCCGAGGACGTCATCGGCAAGCCGCTGACCATCCTGATGCCCGAGCGCTACCGCGACGCCCACGAACGCGGCATGGGTCGCTTCCTGCTCACCGGGGAGCCCCGCGTCATCGGGTCGGGTGCCGTGGAGGTGCACGCCCAGCGTGCGGACGGCACCGAGTTCCCCGTGGAGCTCTCCCTGTCGCACTGGGCCGAGGGCGAGGGCCGGTTCTTCACCGGGATCCTCCGGGACATCACCGAGCGCAAGCGCGCCGAGGCGGCGCTCGCCCGGGAGACGGGCTTCATCAGGCTGCTGCAGCGGGTCAGCGTCGCGTCGAACGAGACCTCCAGCGGACGCGAGGCGCTGGAGACCGGCCTGCGGATGATCGCCGAGCACACCGGGTGGCCGGTCGGGCACATCTACCTGGTCGACGACGACGGCGAGACGCTGCGCTCGTCCAACATCTGGGTGCGGCCGGACGACGATCGGCTGCTGCCCTTCCTGCAGGCCACCACGGCGACGCCGTTCCGCGCCGGCACCGGACTCCCGGGACGCGTCCTGGCGTCCAAGCAGCCGAGCTGGATCTGCGACGTCACCACCGACGACAACTTCCCCCGGCGCGCCGCCGCCCGGGACAGCGGCCTGGCTGCGGCCTTCGCCTTCCCCGTGCTCGTCGGCAGCGAGGTCACCGCCGTCCTGGAGTTCTTCACCTCCGAGCCGCTGCAGCCCGACGACGCCCTGTGCGAGGTCATGGGCCAGATCGGCACCCAGCTCGGCCGGGTGGTCGAGCGGGAGCTCGCCCAGGGCAGGCTGACCCACCACGCCCTGCACGACCCGCTGACCGGGCTGCCTAACCGCGTCCTGCTGCTGGACCGGCTGGAGGTGGCGCTGGCCCAGCGCAGCCGCGGCGGGGTCGCGGTGGCGTTCGTCGACCTCGACCACTTCAAACTGATCAACGACAGCCTCGGACACGCTGCGGGTGACACCGTGATCACCGCTGCCGCCACGCGGTTGCGCGCCGTGGTCCGGCCGGGCGACACCGTCGCCCGCTTCGGCGGCGACGAGTTCGTGGTCCTCGCCGAGTCCGTGGTGGACGAGCGGGACGTCGAGGGGCTGGCCGAGCGCCTCGCCGGAGCGCTCGCCGAGCCCTTCGACCTGGCCGGTGACGAGGTGTTCGTCACCGCCAGCATCGGCATCGCGGTGTCGAGCGGCACGGGCGGGGACGCCCACGGCCTGCTCCGTGACGCCGATGCGGCCATGTACCGCGCGAAGGAGGCGGGGCGCGCCCGGCACGAGGTCTTCGACTCGGTCATGCGGGCCGGGGCCATCCGCCGGCTGGAGATCGTCAACGACCTGCACCGTGCGCTCGAGCGCAACCAGTTCGTGCTGCACTTCCAGCCGCAGATCGACCTGCGGACCAACAGCCTGATCGGCGTCGAGGCCCTGCTCCGGTGGGTGCACCCCGAACGGGGGCTCATCCCGCCGCTGGAGTTCATCCCGGTCGCCGAGGAGACCGGCCTGATCAACGACCTCGGGCGGTGGGTGCTGCGCGCCGCCTGCCAGCAGGGCCGGACCTGGCTCGACCGGTTCCCCGACCGGGAGCCGCTGGTCATGAGCGTCAACCTCTCGGGCCGTCAGCTGCACCAGCCACGCCTCGCGGAGGAGGTGGCCGCGGCGCTCGAGGACTCCGGCTTCCCCGCGGACCAGCTCGTCCTGGAGATCACCGAGAGCGTCCTCATGAACGACACCGCGGCGACGATCCACACCCTCGAGGCACTCAAGGAGCTCGGCGTCCGCCTGGCCATCGACGACTTCGGGACCGGCTACTCCTCGCTGACCTACCTGCAGCGCTTCCCCATCGACATCCTCAAGATCGACAAGTCCTTCGTCGACGGACTGGGGAGCGCGAACATCGAGGAGTCGGCAGTGACCCGCACCATCGTCGCGCTGGCCAAGACGCTGCGGCTGGAGACCGTCGCCGAGGGCGTCGAGCGCAGCGAGCACGTGCGTGAGCTGCAGAGCCTCCACTGCGACATCGGCCAGGGCTACTTCTTCGCCCGGCCGCTGGACGCCGGCGCGCTCACCACCCTCATGGCCCAGCCGGACACCCCCGTGGCGGCACTCGGCTCCCTGGCCGACGTGGACCGGCTGCTCGGGTCCCGCTGA
- a CDS encoding flagellar brake protein, with protein MNTPGVDHPHRDGEVEVVLLGHRVSVSARVEAADAATVVVRPSVGEFAGQQVVRIGEEVQLVWHDAPDVRMVTAEVATVQHGAVPRWHLGVTAPAQPVQRREAVRGRLPLRLTVTVDRVDLEGDVLDLSEAGVRAAVDAYGAPPLPGAAVAVVLELEDGALRTSAEVVWYQVRGRRWMLSLRFPDLPEKEQDRLRRRVFQAMREQRARAAT; from the coding sequence ATGAACACGCCTGGCGTCGACCATCCGCACCGGGACGGCGAGGTGGAGGTGGTGCTGCTCGGGCACCGGGTGTCCGTGAGCGCCAGGGTCGAGGCCGCCGACGCAGCCACGGTCGTCGTCCGCCCGTCGGTCGGTGAGTTCGCCGGGCAGCAGGTCGTCCGCATCGGCGAGGAGGTGCAGCTCGTCTGGCACGACGCTCCCGACGTCCGGATGGTGACGGCCGAGGTGGCGACGGTCCAGCACGGCGCCGTACCGCGCTGGCACCTGGGCGTCACCGCACCCGCCCAGCCGGTCCAGCGCCGGGAGGCCGTCCGCGGCCGCTTACCGCTGCGGCTCACCGTGACGGTCGATCGCGTCGACCTCGAGGGTGACGTCCTCGACCTCAGCGAAGCCGGCGTCCGCGCCGCCGTCGACGCCTACGGCGCGCCTCCGTTGCCGGGTGCCGCGGTCGCCGTCGTCCTGGAGCTGGAGGACGGCGCACTGCGCACCTCAGCCGAGGTGGTCTGGTACCAGGTGCGGGGTCGTCGCTGGATGCTGTCCCTGCGCTTTCCCGACCTGCCGGAGAAGGAGCAGGACCGGCTGCGCCGCCGCGTGTTCCAGGCGATGCGCGAGCAGCGGGCCCGCGCGGCGACCTGA
- a CDS encoding YfjP family GTPase codes for MRGRTPPLADRLAALREAVEVADGRLEVPELGSARTLLAKAGAREALGDATVVALAGATGSGKSTLFNALSGSEVSTPGVRRPTTGVAHATVWGADDATDRLLDWLQVPRRHRHPPEPALDGLVLLDLPDHDSVRLEHRLEVDRLVQLVDVLVWVLDPEKYADAAVHERYLLPLAGHAGVLLVVLNQVDRLDAVAARACLTDLRGLLDREGLADTPLLPVSARTGTGLGELRADLAKRVTARRAATDRLTADVRGVATALAAHCAPDGGGGVGRGEHEQLTDALAEAAGVPAVTAAVERSVRRSGTAATGWPLVRWTRKLRPDPLERLHLGQGTGDDGAVVARTSLPAAGAVQRAGVTRAVRAAREAAGEGLPQAWRDELRRTVEVSEEQLADRLDRAVAGTDLGPQRTPLWQRAVGGLQWLLALVALAGALWLLALVVLGFFQLDDVVPLPRVEGLPLPTLLLVGGLLAGALLALVARPLVGLRARRRARRAEQRLYAAVDVVAQEEVLAPMAEVREDHDRYCTAVTRAGR; via the coding sequence ATGAGGGGACGGACGCCGCCGCTGGCCGACCGGCTGGCGGCGCTGCGCGAGGCGGTCGAGGTCGCCGACGGCCGCCTCGAGGTGCCGGAGCTCGGCTCGGCCCGGACCCTGCTGGCCAAGGCCGGTGCCCGCGAGGCCCTCGGCGACGCCACCGTGGTCGCCCTGGCCGGCGCCACCGGCAGCGGCAAGTCCACGCTGTTCAACGCGCTGTCGGGCAGCGAGGTGAGCACCCCCGGCGTCCGCCGACCGACCACCGGCGTCGCGCACGCCACCGTCTGGGGCGCCGACGACGCGACCGACCGGCTGCTCGACTGGCTGCAGGTGCCCCGCCGGCACCGGCACCCCCCCGAGCCGGCGCTGGACGGCCTGGTGCTGCTCGACCTGCCCGACCACGACAGCGTGCGGCTCGAGCACCGGCTGGAAGTCGACCGGCTGGTGCAGCTGGTCGACGTGCTGGTGTGGGTGCTGGACCCGGAGAAGTACGCCGACGCCGCCGTCCACGAGCGTTACCTCCTGCCGCTGGCCGGGCACGCGGGCGTGCTGCTCGTCGTCCTCAACCAGGTCGACCGGCTCGACGCCGTGGCCGCGCGGGCCTGCCTGACCGACCTGCGCGGCCTGCTCGACCGCGAGGGCCTGGCGGACACGCCGCTGCTGCCCGTCTCGGCGCGCACCGGCACCGGCCTCGGCGAGCTGCGCGCCGACCTGGCCAAGCGGGTGACGGCCCGGCGGGCGGCGACCGACCGGCTCACCGCCGACGTCCGGGGGGTCGCCACGGCGCTGGCGGCGCACTGCGCCCCGGACGGCGGGGGCGGGGTGGGCCGCGGAGAACACGAGCAGCTCACCGATGCGCTGGCCGAGGCCGCCGGGGTGCCCGCGGTCACCGCCGCCGTCGAGCGGTCGGTGCGCCGCAGCGGCACGGCGGCCACCGGCTGGCCGCTGGTGCGCTGGACCCGCAAGCTGCGCCCGGATCCGCTGGAGCGGCTGCACCTGGGACAGGGCACGGGTGACGACGGGGCGGTGGTGGCCCGCACGTCGCTGCCGGCCGCCGGCGCGGTGCAGCGGGCCGGGGTGACCCGGGCGGTGCGCGCGGCGCGCGAGGCCGCCGGCGAGGGCCTGCCCCAGGCGTGGCGGGACGAGCTGCGGCGCACCGTCGAGGTGTCGGAGGAGCAGCTGGCCGACCGGCTCGACCGGGCCGTCGCCGGCACCGACCTGGGTCCGCAGCGCACCCCGCTGTGGCAGCGGGCGGTGGGCGGGCTGCAGTGGCTGCTCGCCCTCGTCGCGCTGGCGGGGGCGCTGTGGCTGCTGGCCCTGGTGGTCCTCGGCTTCTTCCAGCTCGACGACGTCGTCCCGCTGCCCCGGGTGGAGGGGCTGCCGCTGCCGACGCTGCTGCTGGTCGGCGGGCTGCTGGCCGGGGCGTTGCTGGCGCTGGTGGCCCGGCCCCTGGTCGGGCTGCGCGCGCGGCGGCGGGCGCGCCGGGCCGAGCAGCGGCTGTACGCGGCGGTGGACGTCGTGGCGCAGGAGGAGGTGCTCGCGCCGATGGCGGAGGTGCGCGAGGACCACGACCGCTACTGCACGGCGGTGACCCGCGCGGGGAGGTGA
- a CDS encoding pyridoxamine 5'-phosphate oxidase family protein, which produces MPGSIGEHLLQERYGTTARARGFYNHQMLDHLNDHMREFVARMEMVFVATSDGAGEADCSFRAGPPGFVCVLDDKTLAYPEYRGNGVMASLGNIAENGHIGLLFIDFCGDAIGLHVNGRASVLENDQLLARPDLPDSVLDGLLQDGGRRPERWVAVDVVEAYIHCSKHIPQMVKRSEVRQAWGTDDVVRKGGDYFKAKHSTRPWVDGVPAGGAAAEQAAH; this is translated from the coding sequence ATGCCTGGCTCGATCGGCGAGCACCTGCTGCAGGAGCGGTACGGCACGACCGCCCGCGCCCGCGGCTTCTACAACCACCAGATGCTCGACCACCTCAACGACCACATGCGGGAGTTCGTGGCCCGCATGGAGATGGTGTTCGTCGCCACCTCCGACGGCGCCGGCGAGGCCGACTGCTCCTTCCGCGCCGGACCGCCCGGATTCGTCTGCGTCCTGGACGACAAGACCCTCGCCTACCCGGAGTACCGCGGGAACGGGGTCATGGCCAGCCTCGGGAACATCGCCGAGAACGGGCACATCGGCCTGCTGTTCATCGACTTCTGCGGTGACGCCATCGGGCTGCACGTGAACGGCCGCGCCTCGGTCCTGGAGAACGACCAGCTGCTCGCCCGCCCGGACCTGCCCGACAGCGTCCTCGACGGGCTGCTGCAGGACGGCGGACGGCGTCCCGAGCGGTGGGTGGCCGTCGACGTGGTCGAGGCCTACATCCACTGCTCGAAGCACATCCCGCAGATGGTCAAGCGGTCCGAGGTCCGCCAGGCGTGGGGGACCGACGACGTGGTCCGCAAGGGCGGGGACTACTTCAAGGCCAAGCACTCGACCCGTCCGTGGGTGGACGGCGTTCCCGCCGGCGGCGCCGCGGCCGAGCAGGCGGCCCACTGA